A genomic segment from Thermoflexus sp. encodes:
- the phnC gene encoding phosphonate ABC transporter ATP-binding protein encodes MPLIVDRLTKIYPDGTRALHEVSFTVEDGEFVAIIGLSGAGKSTLLRCINRLIEPTSGRVIWNGVDITAASPRELRKIRRQIGMIFQQFNLVKRATVLTNVLTGRLGYVNPWLSLLGYFPPSEVQRAMRALERVGLADLADKRADELSGGQQQRVGIARALMQEPRLLLADEPVASLDPVLAHSILRYIEELNRKDGVTVLCSLHFLDLVHRYATRVIGLKDGIKVFDGRPDEIDDRRFKEIYGQEAERIGG; translated from the coding sequence ATGCCGTTGATCGTGGATCGCCTCACCAAGATCTATCCGGATGGGACGCGGGCGCTGCACGAGGTCAGTTTCACGGTTGAGGACGGGGAATTTGTGGCCATCATCGGGCTCAGCGGGGCGGGGAAAAGCACCCTGCTGCGCTGTATCAACCGCCTGATCGAGCCGACCTCCGGACGGGTGATCTGGAACGGGGTCGACATCACCGCGGCTTCGCCCCGGGAGCTCCGAAAGATCCGTCGTCAGATCGGAATGATCTTTCAGCAGTTCAATCTGGTCAAACGCGCCACCGTCCTCACCAATGTCCTCACCGGCCGTCTGGGGTATGTGAACCCCTGGCTCAGCCTCCTGGGCTATTTCCCCCCTTCGGAAGTGCAACGGGCGATGCGAGCTCTGGAACGCGTCGGGCTGGCGGATCTGGCGGATAAGCGGGCGGATGAGCTCTCCGGCGGGCAGCAGCAACGGGTGGGCATCGCCCGGGCGCTGATGCAGGAGCCCCGCCTCCTGCTGGCGGATGAACCGGTCGCCAGCCTGGATCCCGTCCTCGCCCACTCCATCCTCCGCTACATCGAGGAGCTCAACCGCAAGGACGGCGTCACCGTGCTCTGCAGCCTCCACTTCCTGGATCTCGTCCATCGCTATGCAACCCGGGTGATCGGTTTGAAGGACGGCATCAAGGTGTTCGATGGGCGTCCGGACGAGATCGATGATCGTCGCTTTAAGGAAATCTACGGGCAGGAGGCGGAGCGCATTGGCGGCTGA